The Lycium barbarum isolate Lr01 chromosome 10, ASM1917538v2, whole genome shotgun sequence genome includes a region encoding these proteins:
- the LOC132614346 gene encoding uncharacterized protein LOC132614346, producing the protein MSGSSASYIHMVQHLIEKCLIFQMTKEECMEALSKHANIKPVITATVWKELEKENKEFFESYTQSQNKDRMTDAETSAMIQKMISDSKESDEAGSSKESDKE; encoded by the exons ATGAGTGGTTCTTCTGCTTCATACATCCACATG GTGCAGCACCTGATAGAAAAGTGTTTAATTTTCCAAATGACAAAAGAGGAGTGCATGGAGGCACTATCCAAGCATGCAAACATAAAGCCCGTAATCACTGCCACTG TGTGGAAAGAGTTAGAGAAAGAGAACAAAGAGTTCTTCGAGTCATATACGCAATCGCAGAACAAAGATCGCATGACAGATGCAGAAACTAGCGCTATGATACAGAAAATGATATCAGATTCCAAAGAATCGGACGAAGCAGGTTCTTCCAAGGAATCAGACAAGGAATAA